One bacterium DNA segment encodes these proteins:
- the tsaD gene encoding tRNA (adenosine(37)-N6)-threonylcarbamoyltransferase complex transferase subunit TsaD: protein MIVLGIETSCDETAVGIVNNEYQVLVNLSKTHLEHSIFGGVVPEIASRMHTKLLLPMTEEALKKANLTLNDIDGIAVTHGPGLVGSLLVGLAFAKSLAYFYEKPFVGVNHLEAHMFSLFLNKKLPEEPYLFLIVSGGHTELVLMKNPGEYKFLGGTVDDAAGEALDKFAKMVGLPYPGGPHIDKLSQTGDPGFHRFPRAKVDGLNFSFSGLKTSALYLIKEKGEQFVKENLSNLCASYQEAVVDMLLEKVKTAIEQTGVKNLGVVGGVSMNSRLRKVFSEELKNIRVEFPEPQYTVDNGTMIAAVGLFYLEKGKRDGFDLPADPSLIFS from the coding sequence ATGATTGTCCTCGGCATAGAAACCTCCTGTGATGAAACAGCGGTAGGAATTGTCAACAACGAATACCAGGTGCTGGTTAACCTTTCAAAAACCCATCTTGAGCACAGCATTTTTGGAGGAGTGGTCCCTGAAATTGCCTCAAGGATGCACACCAAACTACTACTCCCTATGACAGAAGAAGCCCTGAAGAAAGCTAATCTTACCCTCAATGACATTGATGGGATAGCGGTTACCCATGGTCCTGGTCTTGTTGGGTCTCTCCTCGTGGGACTCGCCTTTGCTAAATCATTGGCATACTTTTACGAAAAACCCTTCGTGGGAGTTAATCACTTAGAGGCCCACATGTTTTCCTTATTCCTTAACAAAAAACTTCCTGAAGAGCCCTACCTTTTCCTCATCGTAAGTGGCGGTCATACAGAACTTGTACTAATGAAAAACCCCGGTGAATACAAGTTTCTCGGTGGTACCGTAGACGACGCAGCGGGTGAAGCCCTTGACAAATTCGCCAAGATGGTGGGGCTACCATACCCCGGTGGACCACACATTGACAAACTCTCTCAAACTGGGGACCCCGGTTTTCACCGTTTTCCAAGAGCAAAGGTGGATGGCTTAAACTTCAGCTTCAGCGGTCTAAAAACATCAGCCCTTTACCTTATAAAAGAGAAGGGGGAACAATTCGTGAAGGAAAACCTCAGCAACCTTTGTGCTTCCTACCAAGAAGCAGTAGTAGATATGTTGCTTGAAAAGGTTAAAACCGCTATCGAACAGACGGGAGTAAAAAATCTTGGAGTTGTAGGCGGAGTGAGCATGAATTCAAGGCTTAGAAAGGTTTTCAGCGAAGAACTAAAGAATATTAGGGTTGAATTCCCAGAACCTCAGTATACCGTGGATAACGGAACCATGATTGCGGCGGTAGGTCTTTTTTATCTTGAAAAAGGCAAAAGAGACGGATTCGATCTACCTGCGGATCCTTCACTAATCTTCAGCTAA
- a CDS encoding amidohydrolase, whose amino-acid sequence MIVLIGGKIFTGEEFIENGAIFIENGKIVKVLRRKRLPANVEVIDLKGKYILPGFIDPHTHIGMRDEGAPREYSDVNEATDPATPHLYALDAYNPLDPAVDKALRSGITTVFITPGSANPIGGVGSVIKLKNAPISEIVVKKEAGLKMALGENPKLTYREKKSFPSTRMATAAIIREWFTKAKRYGEEKKRKEKDPKLENILKVLRKEIPCRIHCHSVQDIETALRLKEEFGFEMILEHASDAPLIVEKLKGKVKGIVVGPLFGVSSKPESKNLSFENPARLSAHGIPIAITSDHPFNAIYHLNLYAAMSFKEGLDEITALKAITSTPAEFLGVSDRVGYIKKGYDADIVVFSGHPFDIMSRVEMVFIDGVRVV is encoded by the coding sequence ATGATCGTCCTTATTGGTGGGAAAATCTTCACCGGCGAGGAATTTATAGAAAATGGAGCAATCTTTATCGAAAATGGAAAAATCGTGAAAGTTTTAAGAAGGAAACGCCTGCCTGCTAATGTTGAAGTCATAGATCTTAAAGGGAAATACATTCTCCCGGGGTTCATAGATCCCCACACCCACATTGGAATGAGAGACGAAGGGGCTCCAAGGGAGTATTCCGATGTTAACGAAGCAACAGACCCCGCAACTCCTCACCTCTATGCTTTGGATGCTTACAATCCTCTGGACCCAGCCGTTGACAAGGCCTTAAGAAGTGGGATTACGACCGTTTTTATAACCCCAGGAAGCGCAAACCCTATAGGCGGGGTAGGCTCAGTCATAAAACTTAAAAACGCTCCCATTTCTGAAATCGTAGTGAAAAAAGAAGCAGGCTTAAAGATGGCGCTGGGAGAAAATCCCAAGCTCACTTACAGGGAAAAGAAGTCCTTTCCTTCCACAAGAATGGCTACTGCCGCAATTATAAGGGAATGGTTCACAAAGGCAAAAAGATATGGTGAAGAAAAGAAAAGGAAGGAAAAAGACCCAAAGCTCGAAAACATTTTAAAAGTACTAAGAAAAGAAATTCCTTGCAGAATCCACTGCCACTCTGTTCAGGACATAGAAACTGCACTCAGACTCAAAGAAGAATTTGGATTTGAGATGATACTGGAGCATGCCAGCGACGCACCCCTTATCGTAGAAAAGCTCAAAGGAAAAGTTAAAGGAATAGTTGTAGGTCCCCTTTTTGGCGTAAGTTCAAAACCCGAATCAAAAAACCTAAGTTTTGAAAACCCTGCTCGATTATCAGCCCACGGAATACCTATCGCCATAACATCCGATCACCCCTTCAATGCTATATACCACCTTAACCTTTATGCCGCCATGAGCTTCAAAGAGGGCCTGGACGAAATCACAGCCCTCAAGGCAATTACATCAACTCCCGCTGAATTTCTCGGAGTTTCAGATAGAGTGGGATACATCAAAAAAGGTTATGACGCGGACATTGTGGTTTTCAGTGGTCATCCCTTCGATATAATGTCAAGGGTTGAAATGGTCTTTATTGATGGAGTAAGAGTCGTTTAA
- a CDS encoding amidohydrolase family protein, whose protein sequence is MKVIKAGKIITLKGNETLENRYIVVEDGIIQDITTSKPSAKEIIDAERLVIIPSFIDPATQIGLAEEGAGFNYYDSDEATSPSLPFLRSLDAFYPKDLGIKDAAKGGVSYFVSSPGDSAVFSGLEGVFACKGNFADEMVRLFPSALKLNMNYSSRIRWRSEGKYPSTKMGLIALIREKFEKSKNYERKKEKEKDLEMETLLKALHRELPVKVSVNTRDEIEKAIELKREYGINIILQEAEDSFQVADLIKKEEIPVIAGPYFIAGRLYHQRNHYVKNLYPLYEKGVVFALTTFHPTVPVHLLYHQSVLLVKVGISELDALRTISTNPAKILGLDKETGTIEKGKKANLVFLSDEPFTKKSDVVGHMLEGEMVWKNF, encoded by the coding sequence ATGAAAGTCATTAAGGCAGGAAAAATCATTACCTTAAAAGGTAATGAAACCCTTGAAAACAGATATATAGTGGTTGAGGATGGAATAATACAGGACATTACAACCTCAAAGCCTTCTGCTAAAGAAATTATAGATGCAGAGAGGCTTGTCATTATTCCATCCTTTATTGACCCCGCAACCCAAATAGGCCTTGCAGAAGAAGGTGCAGGATTCAACTATTACGATTCCGATGAGGCCACATCTCCATCCCTTCCATTTTTAAGAAGCCTTGATGCTTTTTATCCAAAAGACCTCGGAATAAAGGATGCGGCAAAAGGCGGTGTCTCCTACTTTGTCTCATCACCGGGAGATTCTGCAGTTTTTTCAGGTCTTGAAGGGGTGTTTGCCTGCAAAGGTAATTTTGCCGACGAGATGGTAAGATTATTTCCGTCTGCGCTCAAGCTAAATATGAATTACAGCTCTCGAATTCGATGGAGATCAGAAGGAAAATATCCTTCAACGAAGATGGGACTCATTGCCCTGATTCGGGAAAAGTTCGAGAAGTCAAAAAACTATGAAAGGAAGAAAGAAAAGGAAAAGGACCTGGAAATGGAAACACTGCTTAAAGCTTTACACAGGGAACTACCCGTCAAAGTCTCTGTCAATACGAGAGACGAAATCGAAAAAGCCATTGAATTAAAAAGGGAATACGGCATTAACATTATTCTTCAGGAAGCAGAAGACTCCTTCCAGGTTGCAGACCTCATAAAAAAAGAAGAAATTCCCGTCATTGCAGGGCCTTACTTTATCGCTGGTAGGCTTTACCACCAGAGAAACCATTATGTTAAGAATCTCTACCCTTTGTACGAAAAAGGTGTTGTCTTCGCTCTAACCACCTTCCACCCAACGGTTCCAGTTCATCTACTCTACCACCAGTCTGTACTTCTTGTAAAGGTAGGAATCTCTGAACTCGACGCACTGCGGACAATATCCACCAACCCTGCTAAAATCTTAGGTCTTGATAAAGAGACGGGTACCATTGAAAAGGGTAAAAAAGCAAACCTCGTCTTCCTCTCCGATGAACCCTTTACAAAAAAATCAGACGTAGTAGGCCATATGTTAGAAGGAGAAATGGTATGGAAAAACTTTTAA
- a CDS encoding amidohydrolase yields the protein MEKLLIIKGGKIFTMEGAPLNGGYLIIKNGKIEDVTERMEIPNGAQVIDATGKHIYPGFIDIHTHTGLWEEGVNIEGSDGNEATDPVTPHVRAIDGINFHDDGFKEAVSSGVTTVNIMPGSANVIGGQGVATKTTGQILLNPSGIKMALGENPKRVYASQKKMPSTRLGNAAILRKALLDTLNYIEKKKKDKKAFDFKLEPLVGLFEGKYPARIHSHREDDILTALRIMKEFGIKFVIEHSTEGHFIAEILAKEEVPCALGPTITTRIKQELKFRTPETARIYEEKGVLFAFTTDFPVLPHYGLFYSAQIAVRHGLSEETALKALTINGAKILGLDHKIGSLKKGKDADIVITDREIFDPRFLVMTTIVDGKIVYDHKTRDDLYI from the coding sequence ATGGAAAAACTTTTAATTATAAAAGGCGGCAAAATTTTTACAATGGAGGGTGCTCCCCTCAATGGCGGTTATTTAATCATAAAAAATGGAAAAATTGAAGATGTTACTGAAAGGATGGAAATACCGAATGGTGCTCAGGTTATAGACGCAACAGGCAAACACATCTATCCCGGATTTATTGATATCCATACCCACACGGGGCTTTGGGAAGAGGGAGTTAATATCGAAGGTTCTGACGGAAATGAGGCAACAGACCCCGTTACTCCACATGTTAGAGCAATAGACGGCATCAATTTCCACGACGACGGCTTCAAAGAAGCTGTTTCCTCCGGAGTCACGACAGTCAACATAATGCCCGGTAGTGCCAACGTAATAGGTGGTCAGGGAGTTGCCACGAAGACGACAGGGCAAATTCTCCTTAATCCATCAGGAATCAAAATGGCGCTCGGTGAAAACCCAAAAAGAGTTTATGCTTCTCAGAAGAAAATGCCCTCCACAAGGCTTGGAAATGCTGCCATACTGAGAAAAGCCCTTCTCGACACCCTTAATTACATTGAAAAGAAAAAGAAAGACAAAAAGGCCTTTGATTTTAAACTTGAACCTCTGGTGGGGCTTTTTGAGGGCAAATATCCTGCTCGGATTCACTCCCACAGGGAAGATGACATCCTCACCGCCCTGAGAATAATGAAGGAATTTGGGATAAAATTTGTAATAGAACACTCCACCGAAGGTCACTTTATAGCCGAGATTCTTGCGAAGGAAGAAGTACCTTGTGCCCTTGGCCCTACTATTACCACGAGGATAAAACAGGAACTTAAATTCAGGACTCCCGAAACCGCGAGGATATATGAAGAAAAGGGGGTTCTCTTTGCTTTCACCACCGATTTTCCCGTTCTTCCCCATTATGGTCTCTTCTACTCGGCGCAAATAGCTGTAAGGCATGGACTTTCCGAAGAAACCGCATTAAAAGCCTTAACTATAAACGGTGCAAAGATCCTCGGCCTTGACCACAAAATCGGCAGCTTAAAGAAGGGTAAGGATGCAGACATCGTAATCACCGATAGAGAAATCTTTGACCCGAGATTCCTCGTGATGACGACCATTGTTGACGGTAAGATCGTGTACGATCATAAAACAAGAGATGATCTTTACATTTAG